The sequence CcgaaactaatataacacataaccgtgcaattaactcgtcgatagcagactcccccacttggctcaaagccaaggGATAAAACATCTAATAATTACAATAACCACACCCCATACTACCATAAtaccgcagtgagattcaactaaatccttcgtaagctcatgtaacacacactatctaatacctcaaatcatctgtaAATCTCGCATTTGTCCTCGTGACAGttaagccaacttccacaagTGGTCCCAACTCAAATTGTAACACATATAATTCTTTGGTAAAGGAGAACTCCctacaaaacaacatagggatcacgcAACCTCAGGACATCCCGCAGGAGTAACCCACCTGccttgcctcaaactgacatctcctTTTACCCTTCCACAACCACAAATACTACGCCATCACTTaaacttcctgagtctgaactcataacacgacatgaaaatctacttcactccataATTAAACAACAAGAAAGATctttcaacacacccataactcgagattatacgtcaaatcaagacagaaatcaagtatCCAATAGTCCTTTccacatctcaagcaaactcttctcttCACATTCAAGCAATCTGAACAtttcccgcagtcacatcatacccTTTGTGTGGCTATCCAACCACTCATCTAGTCAAAatttccactcatagggatattagcagacatataaatccaaaagcacgtgctcacataaCCGAAATCTTCGTGCTCCAGCTACAACAAaaaacccagcctcaagtcctctagactggcccatcatcagcacacaaaaatcacatctcgcaacTCATCCACAGAAttacaagccggcgatgcacagctgataccgagcgctcatgtacgcatacgaatgcgtggaaggaattcaaagagttaagcttcaagctaaatcaatgccacacgataaggaaagaaagatgggaaggttatcataaatgccctgtagcctctcgaagataggtatggatattatcatatcgatccgcaagactctactagatacttgttcatgacttgtagaacctgtGAACCTAAAGGTCATaaaccaatctgtcacgacccaaaatctaattagtcgtgatggcacctaaaccaacccgctaggtaagccaattaactatTATCCAATTCCAGTgaaattaataaaacaattaaatagAAAAGTTAACTGAATCTTATACATCCTCcaatgactggtagtacaaatcataaggttctaagattagaatttacaaagtttatatgaaataaatacattatctgTTCGAAAAGCACATAAACAGATTTATAtattctaaggctaccatgaacaagaggcagctacaaccggaacacaAGTACATCTTCGATTCCAGCTCCCGTCGATCGTAGCAACCTTAGCAGTcaacatctacacgcaaggtgcagaagtatagtatgagtaacACCAACCCCATGTACGTActtaataagtaataaacctaaccttaggtcgaaagtagtgacgagctagacCAAAGGCCGGGTCCGGCCCCAATGGCCAACAATAGTTcctaacaacgtaaagcaagtaataaaataagtaactcagagataaaagcTCAGCTTATTCATAGTTCCTGAAAATAGATCCACTTTTCAAgcatatcagtgaaaatccaagTCTTTTACTGAAGTTGctaaaaatatgagtaagtttaaaaactgtaaaaaaaaaataattccatAAGCTTTCCATGGTAAATgcttcattttcaaatggcatgaggaaaatgcatctctatgcctatatgtcaatatgtgtgagaagtcatgaatgacatgataccgtacaacataagAAAAAATTcatctatgcttgtatgtcaagtgtgcatgtcaaatgcgatgcaactcagtgataaaaccatatgcatactctccaaagtatcaattcactcggtcttcccagtcactcagtccttacGGCCACTCAGTCattcagtcctcccagtcactcagtcctcacagccaTTCAGTCCTCATAGTCACTAAGTCCTCCAAATCACTCTGCACTCGCATTCAGTAgctacctgcgctcactagggatgtatacagactccggaggggctccttcagccgaagtgctataatctacacggacaactcacgtgctatactatcagtatcctcacaatcaggcccttggcctcactcagtcatcaatctctccagtctctcggcctTTCAATGTCATGAAATATCAGCtcaaaaataatgatgtgatgtatcaataaatataacagagattgagatataatatgcatgtgaatgcgtatgactaagtatgtaatgcaatgaaggCAGATagctcaacaacagaaatgaccttggtgggtcccaacaggataaacaTGTAGCCTAGTCATGGATTCTagcatggatcacaactcaatgaCTTAAGTATgtagaaatttcatggttacatgaaagatcaggtaactacatagtaccacaaaaaacaacggagtcacaattcacatggtgcacacccacgcgcccgtcacctagcatgtaagtcacctcaataccaatcacataacacgtaatttggggttttataccctcaccactaagtttagaagtgttacttacctcaaacgagcCAATTCCACTATCGAGCAAGCCacgcgatgctccaaaaataccatccCAAGCGttctgacctccgaacggcttgaaactaatcaaaagcaactcaaatacatcaaaaaaaCTCCAAAGGAACCAATTCCAATTGACAAAggtcaaatcttgaatcaaaagcccaaaaattGGCCAAAAAGTCCAACCCGATATCGtgcctcaaaacccgacaaaatttacaaactccgataacccattcaaatacaagtccaaccatactagtttcactcaaatccgactccaaatcggtgttcGAAACTCAAAAATTTGATTTATGAAgttttagacaaaaaccctaatttcctttttaaattcaccaaccaattgctaaaaatgaagatagattcatgaaatgtaatcaaaaccgagtgtagaacacttaccccaatccttgtgatgaaaatggCTCTAAACATCGCTCCATTCCGAAGTTCATCActcaatatgtgataaaaatgaCCAACCCTTGAACTTATAACATTCTATCTGGCGATTTCGCATATGCGGTAAAAATGTCGCATCTGCAACCTCTACTTCTGCAGGTAAAATGTCGCCTCTGCGAAGCCCATGGAGACGGGCCTTCTGCACATGCAGACATTATCGGCCTCTGCGCACACACAGGTGTGCCAACCAACTCCCGCTTCTGCGCCAcacgccgcttctgcggctaatcATGCGCTTCTGCGGACGTGCAGAAGCGCCAtaacttccgcttctgcggtattcCTCACCAGCTCACACCTCGCTCCTATGACTCCTctgtcgcttttgcgaccatcgcacctgcgcaacccagccgcaggtgcgatcacaccaaaaCCAGAAACCAACACCAACCTTAACCAAAACATCCAAAATGCTCCAAACCTCATCCGAAACTGACACCGAGCCCCTCAGAACCCTGTCcgattataccaacaagtccaataacgtaacacggacctacttgaggcctcaaatcacgcataacaatatcgaaTCGATGAATCAcgcctcaaatcaaactttatgaactttgaacttttcaacttccaaaactcgtgccgagacatagcaaatcaatccggaacaaacccaaattttgcacacaagtcccaaatgacataacaaacttATTCCAACTCCCGGTGCCACAATCCGAACCtgatatccacaaagtcaactctcggtcaaacttttgaactttccaaaccttcaaatttccaatttttgccaatttTTGCCGGAATCTTCTAGAAACATTCAAATGtaaatctgggcatacgcccgagtcaaCACCATCCGGACCTACcataaccatcaaaactccgttccgggtcaaattcacaaaaagtcaaacttggtcaattctctcaatttaaagcttcaacaatgaaatcattTCTTTCacatcgattccgaataacctgaaaaccaaaaccgacgattcacataagtcataatacatcatacagagctactcatgcccgtaaattaccgagcgaagtgcaaatactcaaaacgaccgttcAGATCGTTACATACTCAAAAATCCCTTAAACATGCATGATAATCAACTTGGGAAAGGCTTTGGGTTTTTAAGGGGTTGTAATAGGGATTACTGGTATCGTTTCATACTGGAATACTCTCTCAGCTCTTGCCCTAAGAACATAGGCTAACGGGTGAACCTCAATATAATTTGGTGTCAATTATTTTCTTCTCTGTCCTCTTTAATTTATACGTGATTGTGTGCTACTCTGATCATTTATCGCTTAACATCAAACTAATGTGAAAGTTATACTTCCGGGGTTTTTGTGTAGTAAAGATTAATTAGTGGCCAAATTAAAGCAACTAATCATATATAATATCTTCAGTCAAATATATTCTATAGTTGGTTAAACAGTGGATACGACGTTGATATAGTTATTTGCTAATTTTGCTATGGCTATGACTTGAACCTTTTTACGTGAGAGgttgaaagaaagaaagagaaagaagggTTCAACACTTGCTTTGGAGCGAAAGTAGCTCCCAACCATTAACTAATAATTATACTATAATTCTCCTTAATCTCCCAAACAAAAAACtcttatgttttttcttttttcttttttcattgtgctttttctcatgTTTGAAACTCTTCCTCTTTCCTAAGATACTTTTCTTTTGGGGGGGAAAGAGAGAGGAAGAGTTTCATTAATCATGTGAATTATttgaacaagaagaagaagaaaaaagaatatCAAGAATTGGCAAGATGTTGCAAAGAGCTGCAAGCAATGCTTATTCATGGTGGGCAGCAAGCCACATTAGGACCAAACAATCCAAATGGCTTGAACAAAGCCTTCAAGGTATTTTTTttcacaaaaatgaaaataaaaagtcaAATGGGTTTTTGGTcttggtatttttttttttaatttttttttttgcttttttgttcttttttgggAAGGACaaccttggcgtaactggtaaagttgttgtcatgtgaccaagTGGTTATGGGTTCAAGCCGtgaaaacaacctcttgcagaaatgcagggtaaggctgtatacaatagactcttgtgatccggcCATTCTCCTCACTCCACCCATAATGGGAGCTTAATGTACTGGAATGTCCTTTTTTGGTTGAATTTACAATATTGATTAAAAAAGAGCATATAAAAAATGTATATTTTGTTGTTGGGAGAGAAGGGGAAGGCTTAAAGtattcaaacatgaatatatgATATGTCATAATAAGGCTAATAATTTGTTTTGTAGGAAAATTTCTTGCTTATATTTTGATTAAAGTCTAAGAATTCTGAATATATTTCCAGTTTTATTCTctatatttcattttttgtttacaCTATAATGCTTTTTCCCCTCCCTTTTTGTTCAATTAGTTTAAAACCAGGCTCAAAAATACAAAGGGTTCTAAATATCTGCTAGATTGATCAATCttattataacaacaacaattacgCTTCAATCCTAAATTAGTTGGAGTTGGTTGTATGAATGCAATATCATAAATGCTCTATTTGGGTCTAAAATATTTCAATGGTCTATATTTAAAGATTATCTAACACTAGAGCCTCTCTAATATATTCTAGTGGTTTATCTGCAAATTGCACAAATCTTGTTGCGAAAAAGGGTAACCCGATGCACAAGGCATCCCGCGTTTAACAACAATCGAAGATGTGTGATATAGACAGCCTACCCTAGTGCATACATTAGTGGTTGCTTTCATGGCTCGAACCcttgacctataggtcacacagaAACTACTTTACCGTTATTCCAAGAATCCCCcagggggtgtgatgtagacagcctatCCTAATGCATACATTAGTGGTTGCTTCTATtactcgaacccgtgacctacaAGTCAACAGAGACTATTTTAACGTTGCCCAAGGTTCCCTTTCTTATTGAGAAAGAACCTAAAATAGTAAATATAAACACAATAGTACTATTACATTGCTAATATCCCCTTAAGGAGGGAGAGTTGTTTCAAAGTGATCAAAAGTGGTGTTGTCAATCAAATGTGCCATtttctttctattctctcttgGAAGCTCCTGCATTTTTTTCTTGCTTTGTACTAGTTATACTATTTGTTATAGAAACAAATAACTCCATTTATATATTTGATTGTGCAGATATGCAAGGGAAGGTGGAAAGTGTGATCAAACTCATTGAAGAGGATGGAGATTCATTTGCAAAAAGAGCAGAAATGTACTACAAGAAAAGACCAGAGCTGATAAACTTTGTGGAGGAATCCTATCGTGCCTATCGCGCATTGGCTGAACGATATGATCATTTATCAAAGGAATTGCAGACTGCTAACAACACCATTGCTACTATTTTCCCTGAACAAATTCAACTAgcaatggatgaagaagacgaatATGGCGCCCCAAGAATCCCAAAAGATTTCACACAAATCGCGCCAAGTGGATCAAACAACATACCAAAGGCTCCTATAAAAGATTTGAAGGGTCTTATGACAACTGCCTCAAAACAAAGGCAAGGCAAGAAATCATCCAAAACAGAAGATGTCGCGAAATCTGGTTTGAACGAAAGTGAAGCTATTGAAGAGATTGACAAGCTTCAGAAAGACATTTTGGCCTTACAAACTGTGAAAGAGTTTGTAAGGAGTTCATACCAAAATGGACTTGAAAAGTACCGGGGACTTGAAAACCAAATCATGGAAAAGCAACAGAAGATATGTGAATTAGAGGATGAATTTGGTGAGGGTCGGGTTATTGAGGATGCTGAGGCTTGTACTTTGATGGCTGAAGCAGCATTGCAATCATGTCAAGAAACATTGACTCAGCTCCAGGAAAAACAAGATATGTATGCACAAGAAGCAAGAGAGGAGTTCCAAAAAATCGAAGATTCTTGTAAGAAACTGCAGTCCTTCAGGCATAAGTATCTTGGTGATAAAATTAGTGACCTAAAGCCAAATGTGTATAATATTTCAAACCAAGAAGTTGGTAAGGAAATAGAATCATCACAGAACAAGATTAAGGACCAAGTTGATGCGAGCTCTAAGGAGTCTTTAACGATGTCACAACTGGCAGAGAAAATCGACGAGCTTGTGAATAAAGTGGTCAACCTAGAAACAGCAGTTTCATCTCAGACTCTTCTTATTGAGAGATTAAGAAGAGAAGCTGATGAACTCCAAGCACAAGTTCAATCTTTGGAAGATGATAAAGCAGCTCTAACTGATGATACACACAATCTGAATATCAGGGTGACGGCGATAGAAGCAaagttgcaaacaattgagaacCTCAATAAAGATGTTGTGAACCAAAACAGTAGCCTAAGAACTCACTTTGTGGAAGCTCGTACCAGTCTTGACCATTTGTCCGATAAATTGAGTAGCGTTAGACCAGATGAGGAGCACGATGGGATAGATTTATCACCAGATGAAGTGACTACACTTGTTGAAATCAAGTTACAAGAAGAGTTAGTAAAACAAAAAAATCATCCTAGTTCAAGTGAAGGTCCCAAGAACTTAAGTACCATAAAAACTACAGATACAGAATTTCACAACGAGCAAGGTTCTAGCATAGCTGTAAGTGATAATGCGGAAGTTACCAAAACCAGTAAGAAGCATGTCACATTTTTGGAGCCAACGGTTGGAAAAGGTGATGAGAAAGTCTCGGCTCAATCTGGAAGTTGTTTTTATGAGACACAAATACAGAAAGATGCAGAGAAGGATGACGAACTTAACTGGCAACAGATGCTGTTGAGTGGATTGGAGgataaagaaaatattcttttaaATGAATATACAACAATTCTCAAGAATTATAAAGAAG is a genomic window of Nicotiana tabacum cultivar K326 chromosome 16, ASM71507v2, whole genome shotgun sequence containing:
- the LOC107761122 gene encoding kinase-interacting protein 1-like isoform X1, which produces MLQRAASNAYSWWAASHIRTKQSKWLEQSLQDMQGKVESVIKLIEEDGDSFAKRAEMYYKKRPELINFVEESYRAYRALAERYDHLSKELQTANNTIATIFPEQIQLAMDEEDEYGAPRIPKDFTQIAPSGSNNIPKAPIKDLKGLMTTASKQRQGKKSSKTEDVAKSGLNESEAIEEIDKLQKDILALQTVKEFVRSSYQNGLEKYRGLENQIMEKQQKICELEDEFGEGRVIEDAEACTLMAEAALQSCQETLTQLQEKQDMYAQEAREEFQKIEDSCKKLQSFRHKYLGDKISDLKPNVYNISNQEVGKEIESSQNKIKDQVDASSKESLTMSQLAEKIDELVNKVVNLETAVSSQTLLIERLRREADELQAQVQSLEDDKAALTDDTHNLNIRVTAIEAKLQTIENLNKDVVNQNSSLRTHFVEARTSLDHLSDKLSSVRPDEEHDGIDLSPDEVTTLVEIKLQEELVKQKNHPSSSEGPKNLSTIKTTDTEFHNEQGSSIAVSDNAEVTKTSKKHVTFLEPTVGKGDEKVSAQSGSCFYETQIQKDAEKDDELNWQQMLLSGLEDKENILLNEYTTILKNYKEVTKKLSDMEKKDRDAEFNLTLQIRELKCAITKRDEEIHNLRLKLNLLQQGNGSENKELKEQKCQESDPSFDRSLKPEDLPQRKDKDNLIIENDEEDIKTILVDQHASVSPTEEKLRMSIDAILDENLDFWLRFSSTFHQIQKFKTTFHDLQHEISKIKNKEMQDHSPRVETKSEIKPIYKHMKEIQNELTVWLAQTLSLKDELERKFSALCNIQDEIANALKEGIESDDIRFSSHEAAKFQGQVLNMKQENNKVSEELEAGFRRVTTLQVDVEKTITELDQEFGLTGNQSQLMNSVNRSRIPLHSFIFGTKPKKQKRSLFSRINPNRKY
- the LOC107761122 gene encoding kinase-interacting protein 1-like isoform X2; translated protein: MQDMQGKVESVIKLIEEDGDSFAKRAEMYYKKRPELINFVEESYRAYRALAERYDHLSKELQTANNTIATIFPEQIQLAMDEEDEYGAPRIPKDFTQIAPSGSNNIPKAPIKDLKGLMTTASKQRQGKKSSKTEDVAKSGLNESEAIEEIDKLQKDILALQTVKEFVRSSYQNGLEKYRGLENQIMEKQQKICELEDEFGEGRVIEDAEACTLMAEAALQSCQETLTQLQEKQDMYAQEAREEFQKIEDSCKKLQSFRHKYLGDKISDLKPNVYNISNQEVGKEIESSQNKIKDQVDASSKESLTMSQLAEKIDELVNKVVNLETAVSSQTLLIERLRREADELQAQVQSLEDDKAALTDDTHNLNIRVTAIEAKLQTIENLNKDVVNQNSSLRTHFVEARTSLDHLSDKLSSVRPDEEHDGIDLSPDEVTTLVEIKLQEELVKQKNHPSSSEGPKNLSTIKTTDTEFHNEQGSSIAVSDNAEVTKTSKKHVTFLEPTVGKGDEKVSAQSGSCFYETQIQKDAEKDDELNWQQMLLSGLEDKENILLNEYTTILKNYKEVTKKLSDMEKKDRDAEFNLTLQIRELKCAITKRDEEIHNLRLKLNLLQQGNGSENKELKEQKCQESDPSFDRSLKPEDLPQRKDKDNLIIENDEEDIKTILVDQHASVSPTEEKLRMSIDAILDENLDFWLRFSSTFHQIQKFKTTFHDLQHEISKIKNKEMQDHSPRVETKSEIKPIYKHMKEIQNELTVWLAQTLSLKDELERKFSALCNIQDEIANALKEGIESDDIRFSSHEAAKFQGQVLNMKQENNKVSEELEAGFRRVTTLQVDVEKTITELDQEFGLTGNQSQLMNSVNRSRIPLHSFIFGTKPKKQKRSLFSRINPNRKY